In the genome of Segnochrobactrum spirostomi, the window CGTCGCCCCGACATAGACGAGGCCGACGAGCAGATCCTGGAGCAACTGGCTCTCGCGCGGCCGCCGCTCGAAGATCAGGAAGACGCGAACGAAGCCGGCGAGCGTGAGCGCCGCATTGACCCACCAGATGATCTTGGCGATGCCGACAAAGACGTTCTGCAATTCCGAGATCGGCTTCGGGGTCGGCGCGTAGGGAACGATCCCGTGATAGAAGAGCAGGGCCGTGAGGGCCACGAACAGCGCAAACTGACCCGCGAACCGTCCGCGTGGATAACCGCGGAGGACGATGTGGCTGACCATGGCCCCGGCGAACGCCAGCGAGCCGGCCTGGACGATCGGATCGGTCAGTGCTTGGAGAAGGCTCGCAGAGACGGACATGGCTGAACTTCGCCGCCCGGAAACGGCCGGCCTCCCGCATTTCACCCCACCGCGGCGCTGTCGATCCGCACGCACCCCGAGCCCGGGCACGCGCGTCGCATCGCGGTGGCGAAACGAACCATGAAGCCATTCGCTGCGCCGACGCAACTGCGGGCGGTGCATGCCGGCCGCCACGAGCCCTGGGACGGCGGCCTGTCGGTCAGCCTTCGCCGCGCGTCTCCGCACCGCCGATCCGGCGATAGACGAAGGGCGGCGGGGCGAGCGCGGCCTCGTCGCGGGCGAGCAGGCCGACGCCGGCATGGAACGGCGACTTCTCGCAGGTCGGGTCGGTGTTTTCCGCAGCGCCGGTCAGCGCCAGCGCTTGGCAGCGGCAGCCGCCCCAATCGCGCTCCTTGCGCTCGCAGCTTCGGCACGGCTCCGGCATCCAATCGGTGCCGCGATAGGCATTCATGGCCGGCGAGGCGAACCAGGCATCGGCGAGGGAATGCTCCTTCACCGACCAGAATTCGAGGCCCGGGATCGTCTCCGCGGCGTGGCAGGGCAGCACCTTGCCGGACGGCGTCACGTTGAGGGTGCGCCGCGCCCAGCCGCCCATGCAGGCCTTCGGATAACGGGCATAATAATCCGGCACCACGAGATCGATGACGAGTTGCCCCTCGAGCCGCTGCCGCGCCGCCTCGACCACCGCGATCGAGCGCGACACGTCCTGGCGATCCGGCATCAGGGCGGCCCGGTTGAGCAGGCCCCAGCCATAATATTGGGTGTGGGCGATCTCGAGCCGCCGGGCGCCGAGCGCCACCGCGAGCTCGATCATCGCCGGAACCTCGGTGATGTTGGCGCGGTGGATCACCGCGTTCACCGTGAGGGCGAGGCCGAGGCGGCCGACCTCCGCGGCGAAGGCGAGCTTCTGGGCGTGCCCGCCGGCGAGACCGCCGATGTGGTCGCCCGACGCCGCCTCCGCACCCTGGAGCGAGAGCTGGACGTGGTCGATCCCGGCGTCCGCGAGCGCCGGCAGCATCGCCTTGGCGCGGCCGATGCCGGAGGTGATGAGGTTGGTGTAGAGCCCGACCGAGGCGGCGTGGGCGGTGAGCTCGACGAGGTCCGCACGCGCCGTCGGCTCGCCGCCCGAGAGATGGAGATGCAGCACGCCGAGCGCCGCGGCCTCGGAGAAGACGCGCTTCCAGGCCGCGGTGTCGAGCTCGTCCGAACGGCGGTCGAGCTCCAGCGGATTGGAACAATAGGGGCAGCTCAGCGGGCAGCGATGGGTCAGCTCGGCGAGCATGCCGATCGGTCCCGGCAGGCTCGGCCGGGCGGACGCGGCGTTCTCGGGACTGACCGGCGCGTTCATCGCTCCACCACCCTCTTCGCCACGAGATCCTCGAGCATCGCGATCACGTCCGGCTCGATCTCGGACGGCGCCGCGTCGAACGTCACGGCGAGCGCCGCGACGATGTCGCCGATCGTACGCTTGCCGTCGACGAGCGCGAGCACGTGCGCGGCCGGCTCGTCGAGCTCGAAGGCGCGCTCCGGCGCGAGCAGGACGGGACGGCCGCGCGCCGCATCCGCCTGGAGGCGGACGCCGCGCGGCAGCTTCGGCACGTCGGAGGCGACGAGGGCGATCACCGCGCCGCTCCGGGCACCAGGAGCTCGCCCGGTCGCCACGCCCCCGGCGGCGGCAGGCCGGGATCGACATAAGCGTGTTCGAGCGCATCGAGCTGCGACCACAGCACGTCACACTTGAAGCGCAGCGCCGCGAGCGCCGCCGCCTGCGTCTCGAGGGTCACGGCGTGGCGCTGCACATAAGCGAGGGCGAAGTCGGCGTCGCGCGGCGCCTGGGTCAGCCGCTTGCCGAAATAAGCGAGCGTTTCCTCCGAGATGAAGGAATAGTTGGCGAGCATGCCGGAGACGCGCTCGGAGATGATCTGCGGACTGAACATCTCGGTCAGCGACGAGGCGATCGCCTCGAGCAAAGTGCGGTCGCGCACGAAATGGACGTAGGCCTCGACCGCGAAGCGGGTCGCCGGCAGGATGTGGCGGGTCGAGATCACCTCGTCGCGGATGAGGCCGAGCCCGTCGGTGAGCTTCAGCCAGCGATCGATGCCCCCCGCCTGGCCGTCCGTCTGCCCCTCTTCGCCGTCATGGTCGACGATGCGCTGGCGCCACACCCGGCGCAGCGCCGGATCGTCCATCCGGGCCAGGATGGTGGCGTCCTTGATGGGGATCATCGCCTGATAATAGTAGCGGTTCAGCGCCCACGCCCGGACCTGATCCAGCGTCAGCTCGCCGTTGTGCAGGCGGCGGTGGAAGGGGTGGAGATTGTGGTAGCGCTCCGCCCCGATCTGCCGCAGCGCGGCGGCGAGCGCCTCCGGCGAGAGGAGCTCTTGGCTCGGCTGAAGCGGCGGCAGGGGCATGTTCATCAGGGCGTTTCCTCGAGCGCGACGGGACGGTCCTCGGCCTGCGGCGCGAAGGCGAAGCGCATCCCGTCATAGCCGATGTCCCATCCGGCCCGTTCCGCCGCACGGCGTTCGTCGGACCCGTCGATGAGCACCGGATTGGTGTTGTTGATGTGGGTGAAGACCTTGCGGCTCACCGTGAGCCCGTCGAGCGCCGCGATCGAGCCATCGGCTCCGGCGATGGGCAGATGGCCCATGCGCCGGCTGGTCTTCGCGCCGACCCCGGCGGCGATCATGTCGTCGTCGAACCAGCAGGTGCCGTCGAACAAGAGGAGATCGGCACCCCGACAGCGCGCGACGATGTCCGCGGTCACCGCGGCGGCGCCGGGGATGTAGACGAAGTGGCGGCCGTTCGCCCGGATCGAGGCACCGACCGTGCTCTCGCCGACCGCGCCGATCTGAAGGCTCTCGTCCTCGAGCCAGAGCGGCACCTTGCCCGGCACCGCGAAGAGCTCGATGGTAAGATCGTCTATGGGCTCGAACGCCTCACCGAGGGCGCACACATTGCGCGTCACCACATCATGCGCGAGCACGTCGAACACGCTGTTGGCGGAGACCGCCCGCAGCGTCTCGGCGCTGCCATAGAGGGCGAAGGGCTCGCGCTCGCGCAGGCTCAGGAGCCCGGCGACATGGTCGACGTCGCCGTTCGTGAGCACCACGGCGGCGATCGGCGAGCCGCGCAGACTGCCGCCGGCACCGTCACGCGGCTGGAGCTCGGGCGTTGCGGCGATCTGCTCGCGGATATCGGGAGAGGCGTTGAGAAGGACCCAGCGGAGCCCGTCCGCGGAAACCGCGAGGCTTGACTGGGAGCGCGGGGTCACGCGCGGATCGCCCGACCGTGCGAGCGAACAGATGCGGCAGCGGCAGTTCCATTGCGGAACGCCGCCACCGGCGGCCGAACCGATCAGGATCGCTTGCATGGCTGCATGGCTCCCGAGCGGGTCTCGACCACGGACCCATGGGGCCCGAGCCTCAGCGGCCCGGACCTCGCGGACCTCAAACTTCCGGCGGAAGCTCGCCGGACTCGTAGCTGTTGATTTCCATGCCGAGGCAGATCTCGACGATGCGGGGCTTCGTCCACTTCATGATCGTTTCCTCCTAGACCGACAGGCCTTTGCAAGACCCATTGGAAGATATCGAGCGTCTTTCCGCAACGGCAACTGATAAGAATTTCATAAGCCATTCTGGAACGGTTCCAGCGAGTGTCCGGCCAAGCCTCGCGCAAGCCCCACCCGCCTCGCACCAGAAGGTCCCCGGCCGTCTTCCCCTTCGGGCCAATATAGCGAGCGGCGGGGCGCATCCGAGGGCCCTGCGACCCTCGACGGGATTGACACCCGGCACACCCTGGCGGCGTGATGGCGTCATGGTCGGACCGCGGTCGTCTGCGCCTTGGCGCGCGCTTGCCCTCGTCCTGACGCTCGCGTTGATGATCGCGGGCCTCGGGCGCGGTATCGCTTTGGCCGCGAGTCTCCCCGTTCCCGCCCTGGTGATCGGCGACGTCGTCATTCCGATCTGCCACCCCGGTGGCGCAGGCGACGATCCGGCTGACCTCGCCCGGCACGCCTGCTGCAACGATTGCGCCCTCGGCGCCCCCCTGATCCTGCCGCAGCCCCCGGCCCTCTCGGCCCGCGCCTGGATCGCCTGGACCGCGGATCTCTCGCTGTCGCAGCCGCAGCGTCCGGCGCTGGCACGGCTGCGGCTGCCGCGCCTTTCCCAGGGCCCGCCGGCGGCCTGACGCCCCCGTCTTCTCAAAATCCCCGATCGTTCGAGACAGGCGAGACCCGGCCACGCGCGCGGGCGCCCGTCTCCGCATAAGGAACACGTCATGAAAGCTCGTCTGCGCGCCATGCTCGGCGCCGCCACCCTTTCCGTCCTGTCGGCGATCACCCTCGCCGGCTTTCTCGCCGTCCTCCCCGTCCCGGCGACGGCCCACGAGGTGAAGGCCGGCGACCTCGTCATCGAACATCCCTGGGCCCGCGCGACGCCACCGGGCGCCGAGATCGGCGGCGGCTTCGTCACCATCGAAAATCACGGCAACACCGCGGACCGTCTGGTCGGCGGCTCCCTCGAGGGCGCCAAGGAATTCCAGGTCCACGAGATGTCGATGGACAACGGCGTCATGAAGATGCGGCAGGTTGAGGGGCTCGACATCCCCGCTGGCGGCAAGGTGACGCTCGCGCCGGGCGGTTACCACGTCATGTTCGTCGGCCTCGCTCAGCCCCTCAAGCAGGGCACCCTGGTGCCGGGAACCCTGGTCTTCCAGCATGCCGGCACGGTGAAGGTCGAATTCAAGGTCGAGGCGGTGGGCGCCAAGGGTCCCGAGCACGGCGGCGCGAAGGCCGACGGCCATTCCGGCCACTCGGACTCCATGCCCGGCATGAACATGAACTGACGCGACACCAACCGAACCCCGTCCGATCCGGAAAGAACCCGATTATGATCCGTACCCTCTTCTCCAAGGCGAGCCTCCGCTCCAAAGCGCCTCTCCGCGTGGGCATCGCCGCCGTCATCGTCGCCCTCGCGAGCCCGGCCTTCGCTCACGCCCATCTCAAGGCCGCGGTGCCGGCGGCGGGCAGCAAGGGCAAGAGCCCGAGCGAACTCGACCTCACCTTCTCCGAGGCCCTGAACCTCAAGTTCTCCGGGGTGAAGGTCTCCGGTCCCGACAAGATCCCCGTCTCGCTCGGTGACGCGATGCTGATGAACAAGAACACGACGCTGATGGTGCCGGTGGCGGGGCCGCTCATCCCCGGCACCTACACCGTCGAATGGCACGCGCTGTCGGACGACGGGCACAAGACGAAGGGAAGCTACACCTTCACCGTCACCCGCTGATGCCGCCGGACGCCGCCCTGATCCTCGGCCGGTTCGTCTATGACGGACCGGCCGTGCTCCTGTGGGGCGCGGGCGGCTTTCTCGCGGTCCTGCTGCCGCAGCCGCTCGCCGCCCGGATCGGTGCGCGGCTCTCTCCGGCCTTTACCGTCGCGGCCGTGTTCGCGGTCGCGGCGGCCCTCGTGACCCTGCCTTTGCGCGCCGCGATGCTCGGCGACGGCTGGGCCGACGCGCTCGATCCGGCGACCCTTCGCGGCGTCCTGTTCGAGACCGATCTCGGCCTCGCCTGGCTCGTCCAAGAGGCGGCCGCGCTCGCCGCCCTCGGCGCGGCCTTCGTGCCCGAGCGGTGGCGGACGGCGGCCTCTGCCCTCGGCGGCGGCGCGATGCTCATGAGCCTGCCGCTCGTCGGGCATGCCGGAATGCAGCAGGGCGGCCTCGGCCTCATCCACCGGCTGAACGACGGCCTCCACGTCCTCGCCGGCGGCTTCTGGCTCGGGGCGCTCGTACCGTTCGTGCCGCTGCTCGCCCGCATCGACGATCCCCGTGACGCCGCCGCAGCCAATATCGCCCTGCGGCGCTTCTCCAACATCGGCCACGCCGCGGTGACGCTGGTGATCCTGACCGGCGTCGCCAACGCAGCCCTGATCCTGAGCGGGAGCTCGATCGACGGCGCCTCGCTCTATCAGCGCCTGCTCGCGGTGAAGATCGCCCTGGTTGCCGGGATGGTCGGGCTCGCGCTTCTCAACCGCTACGTCCTCGTGCCGCGGGTCTCCGCCCGATCCGGCGCGGTCGCGGCGATCCGGATCGGCAGCCTCGCCGAGATCGCTCTCGGCATCGCGGTGCTTGCCCTCGTCGCCGCCTTCGGGATGATGGATCCGGCCGGCTGACGGCTCAGGTGAACGGGGGTGACGACATGGCGGACGGCGACGATCCCGGCTGCTCGCGGCGCGATCTCATCGCGAGCGCGGCGGCGACAACCCTCTCGGCGACCCTGATCGCCGCGATCGGCCCGGCCGAAGCCGCGACGCTGGTGCCTGAGAACGGCGCCCCAACCCCGACATCCGCGGAGACGGCCTACCCGCCGCGCCCGATCCCGGCGCGCGACCTGCCGGTCCCGACCACCATCAGCCCGGAGCTCGCGGCCTATGTCGCGATGCCCTACCCCGCGGACTGGGACACCATCCCGACCGACGCGGCCGGGTGGCGCGCCAAGCGCGATGCCAGCGTCACCCAAATCGCGCCGCTCCTGCCGGGCCTCAAGGAGCGGCTGGGCATCCGGGTCGAACGGGATGTCATCGCCGGCGTGCCGGTCTTCGTCTCGACGCCGAAGGAGATCGCGCCGCGCAACGCGAACCGCGTCTTCGTCCACCTTCACGGCGGCGCCTACGTGCTCTATCCGGGCGAGGTCGGCGCCGGCGAAGGCATGCTGATGGCCGCTTACGGCCGCTGCACGGTGATCTCGGTCGATTATCGCATGCCGCCGGACCATCCGTTCCCCGCTGCGCTCGACGATGCGGTCGCGGTGTGGCGCGCCCTCGTCGCCGCGCACGATCCGAAGCGGATGGCGATCTTCGGCGCCTCGGCCGGCGGCGGGCTCACCCTCGCCACCCTGCTGCGCCTCAAGGCCGAGGGTCTGCCGCTTCCAGCCGCGATCGCCCCCGGCACGCCGTGGGCGGACCTGACCGGCGCCGGCGACAGCAGCGCCGCCAACGCCTATGTCGACAACGTGCTCGTCAGCGAGAAATCCTGGCTTCCCGACGCGGCGCGGCTCTACGCGGCGGGCCGCGCCCTCGACGATCCGCTGATCTCGCCGCTGTTCGGCGATTTCAACGGTTTTCCGCCGGCGATCCTGACCTCCGGCACCCGCGACCTCCTCCTCAGCAACACGGTGCGCACCCACCGCAAGCTGCGCCGCGCCGGCATCGAGGCGGTGCTCCAGGTGTTCGAAGCCCAGAGCCACGCCCAATATCTGATGCCGTTCGTCCCCGAGACCGAGGACGCCTTCGCCGAAATCACAGCCTTCCTCGACCGCCATCTGGCGGTGTGAGGCAGTCTCACCCCGCGCGGCTGCGGCTGATTTCGGCGATGTGCTCGGGGCCGATGCCGCAGCAGCCGCCAACGATGGTCGCGCCGCCGTCGACCCAGCGCTGCACCCACTTCACATAATGGGGCGGATCGAGATCGGCGCGGATCTCGGAGATGCCGGGATAGGGCTCGTCCGAGGGCGGCTCCGGCACGAAGGCGTTCGCGTAGACGCCGAGTCCCGTCTCCGGGTGCGAGGACGAATCGATGACCTCCCGGGCGATCGCAATCGCCGCGCCCATCACCTCGGGCTGGCTGCAATTGAAGAGAATGGCGTCGGCGCCCGCCGCGATGGTCGCTGCCACGGCCTCGCCGACCGGCTCGTCGGAGCGCAGTTGCGGCGGGCCCGTCCGGCCCTCCTCGTCGTGGAGGGTATAGGAGACAAAGACCGGCTTGCCGGTTTCGCGCGCGAGCGCCAGCGCCGTCAGCGCCTCCGTCGTCGAGCTCTGCGTCTCGATCAGCCACAGATCGACGAAGGGCTCGAGGCCGGCGATCAGCGTCTTGAGGACCAGCGGGGCCTCCTCGCGGATATAATTCTGCGGCCGGTAGCTCTCGAACACCGGGGGCAGCGACCCGGCGACGAGCACGGTGCGGCCGGCCCGGTTCGCGACCTCGCGGGCGATGCGCCCGGCCCGATGGGCCAATTCCTGCCCTTCCGCCGCGAACCGCGCCTCACCGAGCATGTGCGGCACGAGGGCGTAGGAGTTCGTCGTGATGATCTCGGCACCGGCATCGACATAGGCCTGATGAGCCTGATCGACATAGGACGGCGCCTCGATGAGCGACAGAGCCGACCATTCCGGCAGACGGAACGGCGCTCCGAGCCGCTCCAAGAGCCGGCCCATGCCGCCGTCGAGAACGGTGAAAGTCTGCTCAGCCTTGGTCATCAGGGTCCCTCGATGAAACACGCCCGAGTTTGCGCAACGCGCCGGCAACTCGCCCTTGCCCGCCACGAAGCCTAGCACGACGCGGGCGCGGGGCCGCGATGCTGGCCGAGTTCGCGCCTCCTGAAAAGGGGGGTGCGCGCCGCCTGGAGATCGCGATCCCGCATCGCACGGGCGCTGCGGCCGGCGATTGCGCGCCGCCGCCCGCGCTCCGTACCGCATCGCAATATGACAGTTCTGCCCAAATGCGCCGCATGGAATGCATAGCCGCTATGCATCAACGCTGATTGTTTGTGCAGATGCGAAGTGGCATAAGGTTCGTGTCGCCGGTCGACGGTCTCCTCCCGATCGTCCCTTCCTCCCGGCGGCGTTCCCCTCTGGAAGGTGTCGCACCTCTGGTGCGGCTACTTGCCGGGCCTCAGGCCCGGCATTTTTTTTGGCCGAACGTCTGCCGGCCGCGGCGGCCTTGTCGTCTGCGATTTCGACGCTTTTGTGCCGAAACACGACGGCCGGCGTTTCCGCCGGCCGCTCTGGATGCCGTCCTTGGGGATAGACCGCGTCAGCCTTCGGCGCGGCGCGCCGATTCGAACAGGAACCACACCCGCCGCTCGGCCTCGTCGAGCCAGGTCTCAAGCAGGCTCGCGGTTGCGATGTCGCCGTGCTCGTCGCAGACCCCGTGCGCCTCACGAAGGCTCATCGCGATGCGCTGGTTGTCCTCCTTGAGCTCGGCGAGCATGTCGAGCGGCGTCACATAATCCGCATCGTTGTCCGAGAGGCGCTGGAGGCGGGCAATGTGTCCGATCGAGCGCAACGTCGTGCCGCCGAGCTTGCGCACCCGCTCCGCGATGTCGTCGGTGGTGGCGAAGATCTGTTCGCCGTGCTCGTCGAGCATCAGGTGATAATCCCGGAAATGCGGGCCCGACATGTGCCAGTGAAAATTCTTGGTCTTGA includes:
- a CDS encoding copper chaperone PCu(A)C; translated protein: MKARLRAMLGAATLSVLSAITLAGFLAVLPVPATAHEVKAGDLVIEHPWARATPPGAEIGGGFVTIENHGNTADRLVGGSLEGAKEFQVHEMSMDNGVMKMRQVEGLDIPAGGKVTLAPGGYHVMFVGLAQPLKQGTLVPGTLVFQHAGTVKVEFKVEAVGAKGPEHGGAKADGHSGHSDSMPGMNMN
- the copC gene encoding copper homeostasis periplasmic binding protein CopC; the protein is MIRTLFSKASLRSKAPLRVGIAAVIVALASPAFAHAHLKAAVPAAGSKGKSPSELDLTFSEALNLKFSGVKVSGPDKIPVSLGDAMLMNKNTTLMVPVAGPLIPGTYTVEWHALSDDGHKTKGSYTFTVTR
- a CDS encoding Dps family protein → MTTTDAQARRKAALKTPSDLPSNAVKDIEGALNALLADMFALYLKTKNFHWHMSGPHFRDYHLMLDEHGEQIFATTDDIAERVRKLGGTTLRSIGHIARLQRLSDNDADYVTPLDMLAELKEDNQRIAMSLREAHGVCDEHGDIATASLLETWLDEAERRVWFLFESARRAEG
- the pqqB gene encoding pyrroloquinoline quinone biosynthesis protein PqqB, with translation MQAILIGSAAGGGVPQWNCRCRICSLARSGDPRVTPRSQSSLAVSADGLRWVLLNASPDIREQIAATPELQPRDGAGGSLRGSPIAAVVLTNGDVDHVAGLLSLREREPFALYGSAETLRAVSANSVFDVLAHDVVTRNVCALGEAFEPIDDLTIELFAVPGKVPLWLEDESLQIGAVGESTVGASIRANGRHFVYIPGAAAVTADIVARCRGADLLLFDGTCWFDDDMIAAGVGAKTSRRMGHLPIAGADGSIAALDGLTVSRKVFTHINNTNPVLIDGSDERRAAERAGWDIGYDGMRFAFAPQAEDRPVALEETP
- the pqqC gene encoding pyrroloquinoline-quinone synthase PqqC, with amino-acid sequence MNMPLPPLQPSQELLSPEALAAALRQIGAERYHNLHPFHRRLHNGELTLDQVRAWALNRYYYQAMIPIKDATILARMDDPALRRVWRQRIVDHDGEEGQTDGQAGGIDRWLKLTDGLGLIRDEVISTRHILPATRFAVEAYVHFVRDRTLLEAIASSLTEMFSPQIISERVSGMLANYSFISEETLAYFGKRLTQAPRDADFALAYVQRHAVTLETQAAALAALRFKCDVLWSQLDALEHAYVDPGLPPPGAWRPGELLVPGAAR
- a CDS encoding homocysteine S-methyltransferase family protein, translating into MTKAEQTFTVLDGGMGRLLERLGAPFRLPEWSALSLIEAPSYVDQAHQAYVDAGAEIITTNSYALVPHMLGEARFAAEGQELAHRAGRIAREVANRAGRTVLVAGSLPPVFESYRPQNYIREEAPLVLKTLIAGLEPFVDLWLIETQSSTTEALTALALARETGKPVFVSYTLHDEEGRTGPPQLRSDEPVGEAVAATIAAGADAILFNCSQPEVMGAAIAIAREVIDSSSHPETGLGVYANAFVPEPPSDEPYPGISEIRADLDPPHYVKWVQRWVDGGATIVGGCCGIGPEHIAEISRSRAG
- the pqqA gene encoding pyrroloquinoline quinone precursor peptide PqqA, whose translation is MKWTKPRIVEICLGMEINSYESGELPPEV
- a CDS encoding alpha/beta hydrolase, whose protein sequence is MADGDDPGCSRRDLIASAAATTLSATLIAAIGPAEAATLVPENGAPTPTSAETAYPPRPIPARDLPVPTTISPELAAYVAMPYPADWDTIPTDAAGWRAKRDASVTQIAPLLPGLKERLGIRVERDVIAGVPVFVSTPKEIAPRNANRVFVHLHGGAYVLYPGEVGAGEGMLMAAYGRCTVISVDYRMPPDHPFPAALDDAVAVWRALVAAHDPKRMAIFGASAGGGLTLATLLRLKAEGLPLPAAIAPGTPWADLTGAGDSSAANAYVDNVLVSEKSWLPDAARLYAAGRALDDPLISPLFGDFNGFPPAILTSGTRDLLLSNTVRTHRKLRRAGIEAVLQVFEAQSHAQYLMPFVPETEDAFAEITAFLDRHLAV
- the pqqE gene encoding pyrroloquinoline quinone biosynthesis protein PqqE, encoding MNAPVSPENAASARPSLPGPIGMLAELTHRCPLSCPYCSNPLELDRRSDELDTAAWKRVFSEAAALGVLHLHLSGGEPTARADLVELTAHAASVGLYTNLITSGIGRAKAMLPALADAGIDHVQLSLQGAEAASGDHIGGLAGGHAQKLAFAAEVGRLGLALTVNAVIHRANITEVPAMIELAVALGARRLEIAHTQYYGWGLLNRAALMPDRQDVSRSIAVVEAARQRLEGQLVIDLVVPDYYARYPKACMGGWARRTLNVTPSGKVLPCHAAETIPGLEFWSVKEHSLADAWFASPAMNAYRGTDWMPEPCRSCERKERDWGGCRCQALALTGAAENTDPTCEKSPFHAGVGLLARDEAALAPPPFVYRRIGGAETRGEG
- the copD gene encoding copper homeostasis membrane protein CopD codes for the protein MPPDAALILGRFVYDGPAVLLWGAGGFLAVLLPQPLAARIGARLSPAFTVAAVFAVAAALVTLPLRAAMLGDGWADALDPATLRGVLFETDLGLAWLVQEAAALAALGAAFVPERWRTAASALGGGAMLMSLPLVGHAGMQQGGLGLIHRLNDGLHVLAGGFWLGALVPFVPLLARIDDPRDAAAANIALRRFSNIGHAAVTLVILTGVANAALILSGSSIDGASLYQRLLAVKIALVAGMVGLALLNRYVLVPRVSARSGAVAAIRIGSLAEIALGIAVLALVAAFGMMDPAG
- the pqqD gene encoding pyrroloquinoline quinone biosynthesis peptide chaperone PqqD, with translation MIALVASDVPKLPRGVRLQADAARGRPVLLAPERAFELDEPAAHVLALVDGKRTIGDIVAALAVTFDAAPSEIEPDVIAMLEDLVAKRVVER